The following coding sequences lie in one Helicoverpa zea isolate HzStark_Cry1AcR chromosome 14, ilHelZeax1.1, whole genome shotgun sequence genomic window:
- the LOC124636298 gene encoding uncharacterized protein LOC124636298, producing MPRYKKRKTSIGLTTEEEMRNALQMIQNGQKIRAVARITNIPFTTLYRYNEKIKKSTNEDPLSSEKLTPNYSVRKIFTTDQEEVLAEYIAECCKVFYGLSTLDARKIVYETAVVNNIEVPQKWHDTKQAGVEWLYGFRKRYPNITLRTPEGCSLSRATSFNRHNVTMFYDNLETAMSRHEMFGNGTRVYNLDETNTMTVQKSAKVLALKGQKQVSKVTSAERGTLVTTCYIINALGNTLPPVMIFPRVHFKNHMLNGAPTGTLGLATQSGWMNKELFVKTMKHFITHTNSRKDNPSLLILDNHESHISIEALNLAKDNGVTILTVPPHTTGKIQPLDVGVFGPFKTAYNKAVDSWMMRNPGKTFSIYEVAACVREAHMKAMTPNNICNAFKATGIVPFNRDIFSDDDFAPSEVTNRLLEKENIVPPEEERLNNENDVRTRTPSPSIIHNDTILHSIDTPSSSVNLLSQAVLLSGNITSEYPSEEHISIQPNRLSQLALQAVSSTRTSPAPLNITIDITKFHRTPSKNPSPIPSSSLCSLPPSPHNLPQKKSINSEVSSPACSKRTPSVKKFISPFEFKGLPKAGPRKKGKSVIRRGKSMIATDTPYKNEIEQRAEEKNKQKNKKKSVNVVKRKILESDSDSEEEERMSLYSEEEPTFDEDDDKIDVVDPNNFPLLQNLPEEGRFVLVEFQVRGKKVYYVAKVIGIINEDVEVSFLRKSAKNPNKFCLPNVPDIATVNKYDIKLVLPQPGFSGSTKRVQGLYQFDMDFSRIDLR from the coding sequence ATGCCGAGATACAAGAAAAGAAAGACCAGTATAGGTCTAACCACTGAAGAAGAAATGCGGAATGCCCTACAAATGATACAAAATGGGCAAAAAATAAGAGCTGTTGCAAGAATCACTAACATCCCTTTCACAACTTTATACAGATAcaacgaaaaaataaaaaaatcaaccaACGAAGATCCGTTAAGTTCGGAAAAGCTAACACCTAATTACAGTGTGCGTAAAATATTTACTACAGACCAAGAAGAAGTTCTGGCTGAATATATAGCAGAATGTTGCAAAGTATTTTATGGTTTATCTACTTTAGATGCTCGCAAAATTGTTTACGAAACCGCTGTCGTTAATAATATAGAAGTACCTCAGAAATGGCATGATACAAAGCAGGCAGGAGTTGAATGGCTATATGGTTTTCGAAAAAGGTATCCAAACATCACTTTAAGGACACCTGAGGGGTGTAGCCTTAGTCGGGCTACATCGTTCAATAGACATAATGTCACTATGTTTTATGACAACCTAGAAACTGCAATGTCTCGACACGAAATGTTTGGGAATGGAACTAGAGTGTATAACCTTGACGAGACAAATACTATGACTGTTCAAAAATCGGCTAAAGTTTTGGCATTAAAGGGACAAAAACAGGTGTCAAAAGTCACAAGCGCAGAAAGAGGGACTCTGGTAACAACATGTTATATAATCAACGCGTTAGGAAATACGTTACCGCCAGTAATGATTTTTCCGCGAGTGCACTTCAAAAATCATATGCTGAATGGTGCACCAACTGGAACACTAGGATTGGCCACGCAAAGTGGATGGATGAATAAGGAACTATTTGTCAAAACAATGAAACACTTTATTACACACACAAATAGCAGAAAAGACAACCCTAGTCTCTTGATTTTAGACAACCATGAGTCACACATCAGCATTGAAGCTCTTAATTTAGCCAAAGATAATGGTGTTACTATACTCACTGTTCCACCACACACAACAGGTAAGATACAACCATTAGATGTTGGCGTTTTTGGCCCTTTTAAAACGGCATATAACAAAGCTGTTGACAGCTGGATGATGCGGAACCCCGGGAAGACCTTCTCCATTTATGAAGTAGCTGCGTGTGTTAGAGAAGCACATATGAAAGCAATGACCCCAAATAACATATGTAATGCCTTTAAGGCAACCGGGATTGTCCCCTTTAACAGAGACATATTTTCTGATGATGATTTCGCGCCCAGTGAGGTAACAAACAGActattagaaaaagaaaatatagtgcCACCAGAAGAAGAAAGATTAAACAATGAGAATGATGTGAGAACAAGGACCCCATCTCCATCAATAATACATAATGATACAATATTACACTCTATTGACACCCCAAGTTCTTCAGTGAATTTACTGTCTCAAGCAGTTTTACTGTCCGGTAATATAACGAGTGAATATCCTTCTGAAGAACACATTTCTATCCAACCAAACCGACTTTCCCAGCTCGCATTGCAAGCAGTTTCCTCTACCAGAACTAGTCCAGCACCTTTGAATATCACAATTGACATAACAAAATTTCATCGCACACCATCCAAAAATCCCAGTCCGATTCCATCCTCATCTTTATGTTCTCTTCCTCCCTCCCCTCATAATTTACCGCAAAAAAAGTCGATAAATTCGGAGGTTTCCTCTCCAGCATGCAGCAAAAGAACACCCAGTGTTAAAAAATTCATTAGTCCATTCGAATTTAAGGGATTACCCAAAGCAGGACCACGAAAGAAAGGAAAATCTGTTATACGTAGAGGTAAAAGTATGATCGCAACAGATACAccttataaaaatgaaatagaacagagagctgaagaaaaaaataaacaaaaaaataaaaagaagtctgTTAAcgtagtaaaaagaaaaatcttaGAAAGCGACAGTGATAGTGAAGAAGAGGAGCGTATGAGTCTTTATTCAGAGGAAGAGCCTACTTTTGATGAAGACGATGATAAAATTGATGTTGTGGATCCTAATAACTTTCCTTTATTACAAAATTTGCCAGAAGAGGGAAGATTTGTACTGGTCGAATTTCAAGTGAGAGGGAAAAAAGTCTATTATGTAGCAAAAGTTATAGGAATAATTAATGAAGATGTAGAAGTTAGCTTTCTTAGAAAGTCTGCAAAGAATCCAAATAAATTTTGTTTGCCTAATGTTCCAGATATAGCTACTGttaataaatatgatattaaaCTAGTGTTGCCTCAGCCTGGATTTAGTGGGAGTACTAAAAGAGTACAAGGGTTGTACCAATTTGATATGGACTTCTCTAGAATAGATCTACGTTAA